A genomic window from Herbiconiux aconitum includes:
- a CDS encoding PP2C family protein-serine/threonine phosphatase, whose amino-acid sequence MSHVGKIRSNNQDSGFAGETLFAVADGMGGHAGGDVASALALKRLAEIDGHYSSAVDAEFALQEAIVAANAVLTETVYEHPELTGMGTTLSALVRVGHSVALAHIGDSRVYRLRDDVLTQITVDHTFVQRLVDSGRITPEEAKTHPRRSVLMRVLGDVDAAPEVDLQVMDTRPGDRWMLCSDGLSGVVEFDDIEKILKNNIAPRDAANALIKESLDHGAPDNVTVVVVDVHQSFESPDVTPVVVGSAAQPIAFEKPAGRRPTRMTGIPGLRLHPRGPASTEPSHFEPESDDYLDELIEEDRRRSRRRKVTWLVGVLIVLALIAAGLYAGFRWTQTRYYVGESNGTVAIFQGVQQTVGPMALSHVFQETDIQTDALPPFNQRQVENTISADSVTAALEIVKRLSDAAASGIADGTDGTDGESTSTPTATPTPTPTPNGSAP is encoded by the coding sequence GTGTCCCACGTTGGAAAGATCCGCTCCAACAACCAAGACTCGGGCTTCGCGGGAGAGACGCTGTTCGCCGTGGCCGACGGCATGGGCGGGCACGCGGGAGGCGACGTGGCCTCCGCCCTGGCACTCAAGCGCCTGGCCGAGATCGACGGGCACTACAGCTCCGCCGTCGACGCCGAGTTTGCGCTGCAGGAGGCGATCGTCGCCGCGAACGCGGTGCTCACCGAGACGGTCTACGAGCATCCGGAGCTCACCGGAATGGGCACGACCCTCAGCGCCCTCGTGCGCGTGGGCCACAGCGTCGCCCTGGCCCACATCGGCGACTCGCGCGTCTACCGCCTGCGCGACGACGTGCTCACTCAGATCACCGTCGACCACACCTTCGTGCAGCGCCTCGTCGACTCCGGCCGCATCACGCCCGAGGAAGCGAAGACGCACCCTCGCCGCAGTGTGCTGATGCGCGTGCTCGGCGACGTCGACGCGGCGCCCGAGGTCGACCTCCAGGTGATGGACACGCGTCCCGGCGACCGCTGGATGCTCTGTTCCGACGGTCTGAGCGGTGTGGTCGAGTTCGACGACATCGAGAAGATCCTGAAGAACAACATCGCGCCGCGGGATGCCGCGAACGCGCTGATCAAGGAGAGCCTCGACCACGGCGCTCCCGACAACGTGACCGTCGTCGTGGTCGACGTGCACCAGTCGTTCGAGTCGCCCGACGTCACCCCGGTCGTGGTCGGCTCGGCCGCCCAGCCGATCGCCTTCGAGAAGCCGGCCGGCCGTCGCCCCACACGGATGACCGGAATCCCGGGCCTCCGCCTGCATCCGCGCGGACCAGCGTCCACCGAACCCAGCCACTTCGAACCCGAGTCCGACGACTATCTCGACGAACTCATCGAGGAAGACCGCCGCCGCAGTCGCCGCCGCAAGGTCACCTGGTTGGTGGGCGTACTCATCGTGCTGGCGCTGATCGCCGCCGGCCTCTATGCGGGCTTCCGCTGGACCCAGACCCGCTACTACGTGGGCGAATCCAACGGCACCGTGGCCATCTTCCAGGGTGTGCAGCAGACCGTCGGCCCGATGGCACTCTCGCACGTCTTCCAGGAGACCGACATCCAGACGGATGCGCTGCCTCCCTTCAACCAACGTCAGGTCGAGAACACCATCAGCGCCGACTCGGTGACGGCGGCGCTCGAGATCGTGAAACGACTGAGCGACGCGGCGGCGTCGGGCATCGCGGACGGAACGGACGGAACGGACGGCGAAAGCACGAGCACTCCGACCGCCACACCCACGCCGACACCCACCCCGAACGGATCGGCGCCATGA
- a CDS encoding FHA domain-containing protein FhaB/FipA, producing MSELTLLILQLAFLALLWVFIFIVVYAMRSDLFGQRVRRLKDATATAGAGGPGSPATPSSGIPAAAGAGVAAGVAAAAATGAPHAPAPKVPTFIPAPGTELSGPPHATTSNARRLVITSGAKSGSEIPLGNEPLTIGRSSDSSVVIRDDYTSTHHARLMIWGDEWVIQDLDSTNGTFLDGQRVTAPVHIPLNTPIRIGATSFELRR from the coding sequence ATGAGCGAACTCACACTCCTCATCCTGCAGCTCGCCTTCCTGGCGCTGCTCTGGGTGTTCATCTTCATCGTGGTCTACGCGATGCGGTCGGATCTGTTCGGCCAGCGCGTGCGGCGCCTCAAAGACGCAACCGCGACGGCAGGCGCAGGCGGCCCCGGCAGCCCGGCCACCCCCAGCTCGGGCATCCCGGCAGCGGCCGGTGCCGGTGTCGCCGCGGGCGTCGCGGCCGCGGCCGCCACCGGCGCTCCGCACGCCCCCGCCCCGAAGGTCCCCACCTTCATCCCCGCGCCCGGAACCGAACTCAGCGGGCCGCCCCACGCCACCACGAGCAACGCCAGGCGCCTCGTCATCACCTCGGGTGCCAAGTCGGGCAGCGAGATCCCGCTCGGCAACGAACCGCTCACCATCGGACGATCCTCCGATTCCAGCGTCGTGATCCGCGACGACTACACCTCCACCCACCACGCCCGCCTCATGATCTGGGGCGACGAGTGGGTCATCCAGGACCTCGACTCGACCAACGGAACCTTCCTCGACGGGCAGAGGGTCACCGCGCCGGTGCACATCCCTCTCAACACGCCCATCCGGATCGGCGCCACGAGCTTCGAGCTCCGGCGGTAG